The following proteins are encoded in a genomic region of Streptococcus equi subsp. equi:
- the mipB_1 gene encoding fructose-6-phosphate aldolase — protein MQVVAQDYEGILKDAAAIRQQCGDSIYVKVPVTTEGLTAIKTLKAEGYHITATAIYTTFQGLLAIEAGADYLAPYYNRMENLNIDPEAVIGQLAEAIDRECSDSKILAASFKNVAQVNRAFALGAQAITAGPDVFEAGFAMPSIQKAVDDFGKDWQAIHHRQTI, from the coding sequence GTGCAAGTCGTGGCACAGGATTATGAAGGTATTTTAAAGGACGCTGCGGCTATTCGTCAGCAATGTGGTGATAGTATTTATGTAAAGGTTCCTGTGACAACAGAGGGACTCACAGCGATCAAAACCCTAAAGGCAGAGGGCTACCATATCACAGCTACAGCCATCTATACTACCTTCCAAGGCTTACTGGCCATCGAAGCAGGAGCAGATTATCTGGCACCTTACTACAATCGCATGGAAAACCTCAATATTGATCCGGAGGCTGTGATTGGCCAGCTGGCAGAGGCCATTGATCGTGAATGCTCTGATAGTAAAATCTTGGCAGCGAGCTTCAAAAATGTAGCTCAGGTCAACCGAGCCTTTGCTTTGGGTGCTCAGGCCATCACTGCTGGTCCAGATGTCTTTGAGGCAGGCTTTGCGATGCCATCTATCCAAAAGGCTGTAGATGATTTTGGCAAGGATTGGCAAGCCATTCATCATCGTCAAACTATTTAA
- the mipB_2 gene encoding fructose-6-phosphate aldolase, with protein MEYMLDTLNLEAIKKWNRILPLAGVTSNPSIAKKEGDIDFLNALERFVRSLEIRPLFMCKSWHRIMKVF; from the coding sequence ATGGAATACATGCTAGATACTCTAAATCTAGAGGCTATTAAAAAGTGGAATCGCATTTTACCCCTTGCAGGGGTAACCTCAAATCCTTCAATTGCTAAAAAAGAGGGAGATATTGATTTTTTGAACGCATTAGAGAGGTTCGTGCGATCATTGGAGATAAGGCCTCTATTCATGTGCAAGTCGTGGCACAGGATTATGAAGGTATTTTAA
- the hpdB gene encoding formate acetyltransferase translates to MTEAKNPYFGTLTERMHRYREAVLDKKPYIDAERAILATEAYQKHQNKPSNLKRAYMLQNILENMTIYIEDESLIAGNQASSNKDAPIFPEYTLEFVLNELDLFEKRDGDVFYITEETKQQLRELAPFWENNNLRARCGVLLPKEVQVYMETGFFGMEGKMNSGDAHLAVNYQKLLEVGLKGFEERTRAAKAALDLTIPESIDKYHFYDSVLIVIAAVKAYAERYAKLARELAKTANPERQAELLEIARICDKVPYQPAETFAEAVQSVWFIQCILQIESNGHSLSYGRFDQYMYPYAKADLEAGRETEDSIVERLINLWIKTLTINKVRSQAHTFSSAGSPLYQNVTIGGQTRDKQDAVNPLSYLVLRSVAQTKLPQPNLTVRYHKGLDNRFMNECIEVMKLGFGMPAMNNDEIIIPSFIKKGVLEEDAYDYSAIGCVETAVPGKWGYRCTGMSYINFPKILLITMNDGIDPASGKRFATGHGHFKDMTSYDELKAAWDATLREITRMSVIVENAIDLGLEREVPDILCSALTDDCIGRGKTLKEGGAVYDYISGLQVGIANLSDSLAALKKLVFEEGRLTTDELWHALETDFAGERGEEIRQMLINDAPKYGNDDDYADSLVVEAYDTYIDEIAKYPNTRYGRGPIGGIRYSGTSSISANVGQGKGTLATPDGRHAGTPLAEGCSPEHSMDKKGPTSVLKSVAKLPTDEIVGGVLLNQKVNPQTLAKEEDKMKLMALLRTFFNRLHGYHIQYNVVSRETLIDAQKNPEKHRDLIVRVAGYSAFFNVLSKATQDDIIERTEHTL, encoded by the coding sequence ATGACTGAAGCAAAGAATCCCTATTTTGGTACATTAACAGAAAGAATGCACCGCTATCGTGAGGCAGTTCTAGATAAAAAGCCTTATATTGATGCTGAGCGTGCTATTTTAGCAACAGAGGCTTACCAAAAACACCAAAACAAGCCATCTAATCTAAAACGCGCTTACATGCTGCAAAATATTTTGGAAAACATGACCATCTACATTGAGGACGAAAGCTTGATTGCTGGTAATCAGGCGTCTTCTAACAAGGATGCACCTATCTTTCCAGAGTACACTCTTGAATTTGTCCTAAATGAGCTTGACCTTTTTGAAAAGCGTGATGGCGATGTGTTTTACATCACTGAAGAAACCAAGCAGCAGCTTCGCGAGCTTGCACCCTTCTGGGAAAATAACAATTTGCGGGCCCGCTGTGGTGTCTTGCTGCCGAAAGAGGTTCAGGTTTATATGGAAACTGGCTTCTTTGGCATGGAAGGCAAGATGAATTCAGGAGATGCCCATTTAGCTGTCAATTACCAAAAGCTATTAGAGGTTGGCTTGAAGGGCTTTGAGGAACGGACTCGTGCTGCCAAGGCTGCGCTTGATTTGACTATTCCTGAAAGCATTGATAAGTACCATTTTTATGATTCTGTTCTGATTGTGATTGCTGCGGTTAAGGCTTATGCAGAGCGCTATGCCAAATTGGCGCGTGAGCTGGCCAAAACAGCTAATCCAGAGCGTCAGGCAGAATTGCTTGAAATCGCGCGTATCTGTGACAAGGTGCCTTACCAGCCGGCGGAAACCTTTGCTGAAGCGGTCCAATCAGTTTGGTTTATCCAGTGTATTCTTCAGATTGAGTCAAATGGGCATTCTCTTTCTTATGGCCGATTTGATCAATACATGTATCCATATGCCAAGGCTGATTTGGAGGCTGGTCGTGAAACAGAGGATTCTATCGTTGAGCGCTTGATTAACCTTTGGATAAAGACTCTGACCATCAATAAGGTACGCAGTCAGGCTCATACCTTCTCATCAGCAGGTAGTCCGCTGTATCAAAATGTCACCATTGGTGGGCAAACCAGAGATAAGCAGGACGCTGTAAATCCTCTATCCTACCTAGTGCTTCGCAGTGTGGCTCAAACCAAATTACCACAACCAAACCTAACCGTTCGATATCACAAGGGCTTGGATAATCGTTTTATGAATGAATGCATTGAGGTTATGAAGCTTGGCTTTGGTATGCCAGCTATGAACAACGATGAAATCATCATTCCGTCCTTTATCAAAAAGGGTGTCCTTGAAGAAGACGCCTATGATTATTCAGCAATTGGCTGCGTTGAGACAGCCGTTCCAGGTAAATGGGGCTATCGCTGTACTGGTATGAGCTACATTAACTTTCCGAAGATTTTGCTTATCACCATGAATGATGGTATTGACCCAGCTTCGGGTAAGCGCTTTGCAACAGGACATGGTCACTTCAAGGATATGACCTCTTATGACGAGCTAAAGGCAGCTTGGGACGCGACTCTGCGTGAAATCACTCGCATGAGTGTCATCGTAGAAAATGCCATTGACCTTGGGCTTGAACGAGAGGTGCCAGACATTCTTTGCTCTGCATTGACCGATGATTGTATCGGCCGAGGCAAGACGCTCAAAGAAGGTGGAGCAGTCTATGACTACATCTCAGGCTTGCAGGTGGGGATTGCTAACCTGTCTGATTCCCTAGCTGCACTGAAAAAATTGGTGTTTGAGGAGGGTCGCCTAACCACTGATGAGCTCTGGCATGCTCTAGAAACAGACTTTGCAGGTGAGCGTGGTGAAGAGATCCGTCAAATGCTGATTAACGATGCACCAAAATATGGTAATGATGATGACTATGCTGATAGCTTAGTGGTTGAAGCCTATGATACCTACATTGATGAAATTGCTAAATACCCTAATACGCGCTACGGACGTGGTCCGATTGGTGGTATTCGCTACTCAGGCACCTCATCTATTTCAGCTAATGTCGGCCAAGGTAAGGGAACCTTAGCTACCCCAGATGGGCGTCATGCAGGAACACCGCTTGCTGAGGGCTGCTCACCAGAGCACAGTATGGATAAAAAAGGACCAACTTCTGTTTTGAAATCCGTTGCCAAATTGCCAACAGATGAAATTGTAGGTGGGGTCTTACTCAACCAAAAGGTTAATCCTCAGACACTAGCAAAAGAAGAAGACAAGATGAAGCTGATGGCTCTGCTTCGGACCTTCTTTAACAGGCTACATGGCTATCATATTCAATACAACGTCGTCTCACGTGAAACGCTTATTGATGCTCAAAAGAATCCTGAAAAGCACCGCGACTTGATTGTGCGTGTGGCAGGCTATTCAGCCTTCTTTAATGTTTTATCAAAAGCCACTCAGGACGATATCATCGAACGTACCGAACACACACTATAG
- the gmuC_3 gene encoding PTS system cellobiose-specific transporter subunit IIC: MANMNAQKIIAPIMRFVNMRGIIALKDGMLAILPLTVVGSLFLIAGQIPFQGVNDAIASVLGADWTEPFMQVYQGTFAIMGLISCFSIGYSYAKNSGVEPLPAGVLSLSAFFILLRSSYVPKKGEAIGDAISKAWFGGQGIIGAIIIGLVVGAIYTAFIRRHIVIKMPEQVPWAIAKQFEAMIPAFAIFILSMLVYIIAKLVTGGGTFIEMIYAVIQVPLQGLTGSLYGAIGIAFFISFLWWFGVHGQSVVNGIVTALLLSNLDANKALLAAGDLSLAKGAHIVTQQFLDSFLILSGSGITFGLVIAMIFAAKSKQYKALGKVAAFPALFNVNEPVVFGFPIVMNPVMFLPFILVPVVAALIVYGSIAIGFMQPFAGVTLPWSTPAIISGFMVGGWQGALVQALILVLSTVIYFPFFKVQDNIAYQNELAAEKA, encoded by the coding sequence ATGGCTAATATGAATGCTCAAAAAATCATTGCACCGATTATGCGGTTTGTTAATATGCGTGGCATTATCGCTCTAAAGGACGGTATGCTGGCGATTTTACCCTTGACGGTTGTCGGAAGTCTTTTTCTTATTGCAGGTCAGATTCCCTTTCAGGGGGTCAATGACGCTATAGCGAGTGTCCTTGGGGCAGACTGGACAGAGCCATTTATGCAGGTTTATCAGGGTACCTTTGCTATTATGGGCTTGATTTCCTGCTTTTCGATTGGCTATTCCTACGCTAAAAATTCGGGTGTGGAGCCACTGCCAGCAGGTGTGCTATCATTGTCAGCCTTCTTTATCCTGCTAAGGTCCTCTTATGTGCCAAAAAAGGGTGAGGCTATTGGTGATGCCATTAGTAAGGCTTGGTTTGGTGGTCAAGGGATTATTGGTGCCATCATTATTGGCTTGGTGGTTGGTGCGATTTATACAGCCTTTATTCGTCGTCATATCGTCATCAAAATGCCAGAGCAGGTGCCGTGGGCCATTGCCAAGCAATTTGAAGCGATGATTCCAGCCTTTGCAATCTTTATCCTGTCAATGCTTGTTTATATCATTGCAAAGCTAGTGACAGGTGGCGGCACCTTTATTGAAATGATTTACGCTGTGATTCAGGTGCCTCTACAGGGCTTGACTGGCTCTCTTTACGGTGCGATTGGTATTGCCTTTTTCATCTCCTTCCTATGGTGGTTTGGTGTGCATGGGCAATCAGTGGTCAATGGTATCGTGACAGCGCTGCTCTTGTCAAATCTAGATGCTAACAAGGCCTTGTTAGCAGCAGGTGATTTGTCTTTGGCTAAGGGTGCTCATATTGTGACGCAGCAATTTTTAGATTCTTTCTTAATTTTATCAGGCTCAGGTATTACCTTTGGCTTAGTGATTGCCATGATTTTTGCAGCCAAATCAAAGCAGTACAAGGCTCTAGGCAAGGTAGCAGCCTTTCCGGCTCTCTTTAATGTTAATGAACCGGTAGTCTTTGGCTTTCCAATTGTGATGAACCCAGTGATGTTTCTGCCATTTATTTTGGTGCCAGTTGTTGCGGCTCTGATTGTTTATGGCTCTATTGCGATTGGGTTTATGCAGCCATTTGCAGGTGTAACACTTCCTTGGTCTACACCGGCTATTATCTCAGGCTTTATGGTTGGTGGCTGGCAGGGGGCTCTTGTTCAGGCTTTGATTCTTGTCTTGTCAACCGTTATTTACTTCCCATTCTTTAAGGTTCAGGATAATATTGCTTATCAAAATGAATTGGCAGCTGAAAAAGCTTAA
- the licB_3 gene encoding PTS system cellobiose-specific transporter subunit IIB: MIKIGLFCAAGFSTGMLVNNMKVAAEKKGIACEIEAYSQGKLADYAPAIDVALLGPQVAYTLDKSEVICKENGIPIAVIPMADYGMLDGDKVLDLALSLIKE, encoded by the coding sequence ATGATTAAAATTGGCTTATTTTGTGCAGCAGGCTTTTCAACAGGCATGCTTGTGAACAACATGAAGGTGGCTGCTGAGAAAAAGGGCATTGCTTGTGAGATTGAAGCCTACTCACAAGGAAAGCTGGCAGACTATGCACCAGCTATTGATGTTGCCCTCTTAGGTCCACAGGTGGCTTATACCTTGGATAAGTCAGAGGTTATCTGTAAGGAAAACGGCATTCCAATAGCTGTTATCCCAATGGCTGATTATGGTATGCTAGATGGTGATAAGGTGCTTGACTTAGCGCTCAGCTTGATAAAGGAATAG
- the chbA gene encoding sugar phosphotransferase system (PTS), lactose /cellobiose-specific family, IIA component, whose amino-acid sequence MELIVPDQIIMGLILNAGDAKQHIYQALKLAKAKDYEASDKELALADDALLEAHNLQTQFLAQEASGAKADITALFVHSQDHLMTTITEINFIKEIIELRKELAEN is encoded by the coding sequence ATGGAATTAATTGTACCAGACCAAATCATCATGGGGTTAATCCTAAATGCAGGAGATGCAAAGCAGCATATCTATCAAGCCCTAAAGCTGGCTAAGGCTAAAGACTATGAGGCTAGTGACAAGGAGTTAGCCTTAGCTGATGATGCTTTATTAGAGGCGCATAATTTGCAGACACAATTTTTAGCTCAGGAGGCTAGCGGGGCAAAGGCAGACATTACAGCCTTGTTTGTCCATTCTCAGGATCACTTGATGACAACTATTACAGAAATCAATTTTATCAAAGAAATCATTGAGCTTCGTAAGGAATTAGCAGAAAACTAA
- the sorC gene encoding sugar-binding regulatory protein, with amino-acid sequence MKEGRKRLLAKVAYLHYVQGKSQTAISKQMNIYRTTVCRMLAKARAEGIVRIEIADYDANLFALEEYVRQKYGLEKLDIVSNQMEDSPSDTLVKVAKTAAEVLRSTVKDGDKIGLSWGATLSSLIDELDPKVMKDIMVCPLAGGPSHINAKFHVNTLVYRLARIFHGNSSFINAMVVQKDKQLTRGILQSKYFEETLTYWNHLDLALVGIGGEPNGHQTSQWRDLLTDKDYKQLADDKAVGEVCCRFFDQEGHSVHQELQDRTIGISLEQLARVPKTIAVAVGQAKAKAILAALKAKFINYLITDKATIMAVLALDQDQTADTYLS; translated from the coding sequence ATGAAAGAAGGACGTAAACGCCTGCTTGCCAAGGTTGCCTACCTGCATTATGTGCAGGGCAAAAGCCAAACCGCTATTTCAAAGCAAATGAATATTTACCGAACAACGGTCTGTCGCATGCTTGCCAAGGCTAGGGCTGAAGGCATTGTGCGTATCGAGATAGCTGATTATGATGCTAATTTGTTTGCCTTGGAGGAGTATGTTCGTCAAAAATATGGCTTAGAAAAGCTTGATATTGTATCCAATCAAATGGAAGATAGCCCTAGTGATACCTTGGTAAAGGTGGCCAAAACAGCAGCCGAGGTTTTGCGCAGTACGGTCAAGGATGGTGATAAGATTGGCTTATCGTGGGGGGCAACGCTGTCAAGTCTGATTGACGAGCTGGATCCTAAAGTAATGAAGGATATTATGGTGTGTCCCTTGGCTGGTGGTCCTAGTCATATCAATGCCAAGTTTCATGTGAATACTCTGGTTTATCGCTTAGCAAGGATCTTTCATGGCAATAGCTCCTTTATCAATGCTATGGTGGTTCAGAAGGACAAGCAGCTAACCAGAGGGATTTTGCAGTCCAAGTATTTTGAAGAAACCCTGACCTATTGGAACCATCTTGACCTTGCTCTGGTCGGTATTGGAGGAGAGCCAAATGGTCATCAGACCAGTCAGTGGCGTGATTTGTTGACTGATAAGGACTATAAGCAGCTGGCAGATGACAAAGCTGTTGGTGAGGTCTGCTGTCGCTTTTTTGATCAGGAGGGGCATAGTGTTCATCAGGAATTGCAAGACAGAACGATAGGCATTTCACTGGAACAGCTCGCGCGTGTGCCTAAGACAATAGCTGTTGCTGTTGGTCAAGCTAAGGCCAAGGCTATTTTAGCGGCTTTAAAGGCTAAATTTATCAATTACCTCATCACCGATAAGGCTACTATCATGGCTGTCTTGGCTTTGGATCAGGATCAGACAGCTGACACCTATCTCTCATAG
- a CDS encoding DeoR family regulatory protein, with translation MTVGPLLKEMISLFHVDRVFVGTDGFDPAIGFMGKDMMRSEGVRYMAEASEELIILTDSSKLSKPSLVHQLSLEAVDRMITDEQLEASTYKLLQEHGIAIDFIS, from the coding sequence GTGACCGTAGGCCCACTTTTAAAGGAAATGATTTCGCTTTTTCATGTGGATCGTGTTTTTGTTGGGACAGATGGCTTTGATCCGGCAATTGGCTTTATGGGGAAGGATATGATGCGCTCAGAGGGCGTCCGTTACATGGCAGAGGCTTCTGAGGAGCTTATTATCCTGACAGATTCTAGCAAGCTTAGCAAACCCAGTCTGGTTCATCAGCTATCGCTTGAGGCTGTTGACCGTATGATCACAGATGAGCAATTGGAGGCAAGCACCTATAAGCTCCTGCAAGAGCATGGTATTGCCATTGACTTTATATCGTAG
- the lacR_3 gene encoding DeoR family regulatory protein, which produces MNRLEKIIQLVFQKKKIDVNTLSEQLQVSKVTIRKDLDKLESKGLLRRVHGYAVLNSGDDLNVRLSYNYNIKRRIAEKAAELVQDNDTIMIESGSTCALLAEVLCQTKQNIKIITNSCFIASYIRQYSSCQLILLGATISLILR; this is translated from the coding sequence ATGAATCGTTTAGAAAAAATTATCCAATTAGTATTTCAAAAGAAAAAAATAGATGTTAATACTTTATCTGAGCAGCTACAGGTCTCCAAGGTAACCATTCGTAAGGATTTAGACAAGCTTGAAAGTAAGGGGCTGCTGCGTCGTGTGCATGGCTATGCGGTGCTCAATAGTGGTGATGATTTGAATGTGCGCCTGTCCTATAATTATAACATCAAAAGGCGGATTGCTGAAAAGGCTGCCGAGCTGGTGCAGGACAACGATACTATCATGATTGAGTCAGGATCGACCTGTGCCCTGTTGGCAGAGGTGCTCTGTCAAACCAAACAAAACATCAAAATCATCACCAACTCCTGCTTTATTGCAAGCTACATTCGTCAGTATAGTAGCTGTCAGCTTATCCTGCTGGGGGCTACTATCAGCCTAATTCTGAGGTGA